The Anomaloglossus baeobatrachus isolate aAnoBae1 chromosome 4, aAnoBae1.hap1, whole genome shotgun sequence genome contains the following window.
AGGAAAACACTGCTCCTTCAATGCAGATAATCACTAATGCTGCAATAGTGATAACTCCTCAGCTTCGTCCAGAGACTGTCTCTTTCCAAAGTGGTCAACATAAGAATGATGAGACTGTATAACAGGTATCAGATGGTAAGAAAAGTGTCTCTTTATAGTGAATGGTAATGATTACAAGGCGCTGAACCTGAGATTATGGCTACAAAGCATAATAGGAAAGGGTCCTACTCCCAcatacagcaccaaaagaaagcagatatatTTAAACACGCGCTGCAGACTTGTGTATATTAAGTGACTGTGACCTTTTGGTCCAAGACTTGCCAAAATTTCCCACAGAATCTGACACACCTCAGCGATTTGCTAGTTATACAAAGCCTACTATGGTCAGCCATCATGGGGCACCAAATATTTTTAGGATCTTATGCCTCCATTGGCCGGTAGTGAAAGGATAGGGCATTTATAGGGACTCTCCCATATTGCACTGCTACATATGTGACAGGCTTTGATTTCTGTGTTTTTCCCAGTGTGttgatttttcaatattttttctgTTACCTCCTATTGAGGTTCTTTTTAAAAATTGTACTATTAAAAGATATATTTTATTGAGTATATTTCTATGAACTTTAGTGAATAAATAAAGTCTGAATCCTCATCAACACAATGTTAATTTGAGATATATGAATTGCTGACCTTGGACACTTGAAGTGACCTGTTGTTTTCCTGTTGGTATTATGAGTCATTGCAAATTCTCAAAAATGAATATCATGCAAAGATATGATAAAAACATATGTATGACTATACTGCTACATTACTTAAGTGTATTTCTGTTTTGTCTTTGCTGATCTCATGTTTTCATAGCCTACAGATAACTATTGTTTTCTTAATGGATATATGTAAACCTTGATTTTGAATGTAGAACATACAATGAATAAATAACTCAAAAATGAATAACTGCAAAGTTTCAAATTGTTTTCATCATCTTTAATTCTGCTCATAAAAACTAAAGTCATGTTTATAATTCTCATATCTTTAACCTATACAATTTCTTATGAAACATTACAAAAACAAATAAAATTAGTCTGTGTACCTCTGTCTAAGCTTAGGAGATGTACTAAAGAAAAGCGTAATGAGCAATCGAGTATTATCCCGCCAGAAAAATATGTGAATAAGGATTGCATTGTCTCATTTGTGTAGGACACAACCACTGATTTTTCCCGAAAGTCAACTGCTGCAGACACAAAAACAGTTACCACTTAATGGAGAACAGTGGGTTTCTTTGCCCTGCTGACAGATCCAGTGATGGCCCAAAAGATGAAGATATAAAGTTTTTTTATTGTCTATGTATTTTAAACTTTTCCTGATTTTTTCCACAGGACAAACCACATGTATGTTGTAAGTTTGTGATAAGAGGAAACACCGGGCACTATCCACATTCAGCAGTTAATGGTCTGAATTCTGAAGTCATATACACCAAATCTGCCCATTAAGTACTGGCTCATGACAGGAAAAAAACGTAGTGCTCTTTTCACAAGAAAAACACTTGTTGAATATAGAAAAGTAGAATGGAAAGGCACTCACCAAGTTTATAGTGTCCAAAAATCATTTATTCCATCATTAGATAAAACAGTGTAggcaatgggggagggggggtgcacGAGGCATGTCGCGTCTCTGTGGACCCACAGAAGCGTCGGATAGAGACGCGAAACGGACGTCGTCCAACATGCTTCGTGCATGGAAAAAGGGATTTTTGGACACTATAAACTCGGTGAGAGCCTTTCCATTCTACTTTTCTATATTCAACAAGTGTTTTCTATATGTTGTATGTTTGTACATGTGATTTGTCTTCGGGAAGTAGTCAGTAGGAATTTGAATCGCATagacaataaaaaaaattatatcttCATCTTGTCATCCATTATTGGAAAAAGTCTTTAGTGCCTGGGAGCCCACTCCTCTCCTTACCATTAAGCTAATGTCTAAACACCAACATATCTACAATATTATTATATTTACTAAATTACATTTTTATAACCTGCTTTTTTATGGcttttataaattctttatttctCAGACTGTATATAATTGGGTTAATAAAAGGAGTAAACACCGTATATAGCAGGGATTGGATCTTATTAATGGTTGATGACTGCCCATTTGTTGGCACAACATAAACACTGATCATAGTCCAGAAGTATATGGAGACCACAATAAGGTGAGAGCTACAGGTGGAGAAGGCTTTATGTCTACCGATACTGGATGGGATTTTTAAGACTGACACAACAATATAAATATAAGACACTACAATGATTGAGATAGGAATAAAAGCAATTGGAATACTTAGCAAAAACATTTGCAAGTGAAAAATATAGGTGTCAGAACAGGAGAGTTCTACTAAAGGGAGAATGTCACAGAATATATGGTCAATAACATTTGGGCCACAAAAGTTTAGTTTTGCTATAGTTATCAAGTAAATCAAAACAATAGAAAATCCTAGCACCCAATAGATGAGGGTCAATATAACACAATATCCACTTTTCATGATAGCATTATAATGGAGAGGTTTACAGATGGCCACATACCGGTCATAAGACATCACAGCGAGGAGAAAACATTCAACAGTTTCTGCTCCACCTAAAAAATAAAACTGAATGATGCAGCCATTAACAGTAATTGTTCCACCATTATTTAATAAGACATGGAGCAACTTAGGGGCAACAGCTGTTATCACCAAGATGTCAGTGATGGACAGTTGTGAGATGAAGAAGTACATCGGAGTGTGGAGGATCTTGCTGGTGGACACCAGGGCGATGATCAGGAGATTCCCACATATTGTCCCAAAATAAACCATCAGGAGAAGACAGAACAGGAAAATTCTCAAATCTTGACTGACTTGAAATCCTAAAAGGAAAATCTCTATTACCGCTGTCAGATTATTCTCCAACACCTAGAACAAATTTATGGTAAGCTAGATGACTGAATAAGAAACTAAGAAAAATAAATTTCTATTTTTATTAGCTAGGATGGTCCaaattgttgtattttttttttcaaaaatggcaTTTACATTTCGAAACAATATAAGTGGAGGTAATGTGACTCATCATTATTTGAATGAAAAAGCCTAAATTGAATAAAAAGTAtataaaaagtatataaaaattAAAGATAACTTATTATAAccttaaaatgtaaatatttttaattaaaaaagtaTTTACATAGACTCTAGAGAATGTCCAATGAAGACATAGAAGAAAAGGACCGCACAATCCAGACGCCAAGTGAAGTTTCTTTATTCCTAAAAGTGGACCAGTCGAAGCGTACACCaacacgaaacggccgtcgtccttattGGGAGCCTGCACTCAGCTCCTGTCCTGCTTTTTATGCTGCACTTTTGGGAATAAAGAAACTTCACTTGGCGTCTGGATTGTGCGGTCCTTTTCTTCTATGTCTTCATTGGACATTTTCTGTACTCCTGTCTGTTTCTCTGGATGAGCACTCCTGAGCTGTGAACACGTGGAGCCCAGGTCTTTTCCTACTTACCTGTGAGACCACCCTGCAAGGTAAATCTGGTTGTGCAGGGCTATTCTCATTTTTTTACATAGACTCTATTACCATGGTGCCTCAATATGCtattttttttattccacattATCATTCTAAATTAAATTAATTCAAATTTTAAAATACATTTTCTTTATCTTTTCTTGTATCATCTATTGTATActtattatatatttatacaaaAAAAACTTAATTACTTAGACATACTAAAAGCCATAAAGCTTCCAGATGTAAAAGGATTAAGCTTTATAATTAAAGCGAAAAAATAAACACATAAATCCATATATTGTCTCACAGCCTAGACTCACTAATGTCAGAAGAATTTAACACATATAGAATCAAACACCCCCTAAATGTATAAAGTACCTTAGAGTTCCTGTTTTTAGAATACATTGCTTAATGTTTAAAGTAAGAATGTTAGCAGAAATGGTCCAATAAacctaaaaaagaaaagaaaacatacATCTATGATAAAAtacactttttaggctatgtgcacaatgAGTGTTTTTCGtggcatttttgcacgtttttcaggtgcgtttttacaCGTTTTTGGGATgaaactgcatgattttgcttccccagcaaagtctatgacttt
Protein-coding sequences here:
- the LOC142302959 gene encoding olfactory receptor 1496-like; this encodes MAQHKNDNLETLLEIFTFPKMKVLENNLTAVIEIFLLGFQVSQDLRIFLFCLLLMVYFGTICGNLLIIALVSTSKILHTPMYFFISQLSITDILVITAVAPKLLHVLLNNGGTITVNGCIIQFYFLGGAETVECFLLAVMSYDRYVAICKPLHYNAIMKSGYCVILTLIYWVLGFSIVLIYLITIAKLNFCGPNVIDHIFCDILPLVELSCSDTYIFHLQMFLLSIPIAFIPISIIVVSYIYIVVSVLKIPSSIGRHKAFSTCSSHLIVVSIYFWTMISVYVVPTNGQSSTINKIQSLLYTVFTPFINPIIYSLRNKEFIKAIKKQVIKM